A genome region from Salvelinus sp. IW2-2015 unplaced genomic scaffold, ASM291031v2 Un_scaffold9166, whole genome shotgun sequence includes the following:
- the LOC112079709 gene encoding EF-hand calcium-binding domain-containing protein 4B-like, with protein MEESEAKGRGGAVPMRRVQTGGVLTGEASPCWIRPRNSSRPAMWRAKASYTQRYEEASQRTTLTAEDLENVFDSLDTDQNGYLTLEVFSSGFSQFLHGRRISVAEDAASALPTSRKPSEALYQSQWDERLTGGLGAMRRRVTSVCCWESLGASNVFQDPGEVRSLWAS; from the exons ATGGAGGAGTCTGAGGCCAAGGGCAGAGGAGGAGCTGTCCCCATGAGGAGAGTTCAGACAGGAGGGGTTCTGACTGGGGAAGCATCGCCATGCTGGATAAGACCAAGGAATTCTTCCAGACCTGCGATGTGGAGGGCAAAGGCTTCATACACGCAGCGATATGAGG AGGCTTCACAGAGAACTACCCTCACTGCTGAAGACCTGGAGAATGTCTTTGACTCCCTAGATACCGACCAGAACGGCTACCTCACCCTCGAAGTGTTCTCATCAGGATTCA GTCAGTTCCTGCACGGCCGGAGGATCTCTGTAGCCGAGGACGCAGCATCCGCCCTCCCCACTTCGAGGAAGCCCTCAGAAGCACTATACCAGAGCCAATGGGATGAGAGGTTGACTGGAGGGTTGGGAGCGATGAGGAGGAGAGTCACTTCTGTATGCTGCTGGGAGAGCCTAGGGGCCAGCAACGTGTTCCAGGA tccAGGCGAGGTGCGCAGCTTGTGGGCCAGCTGA